CCTGCAGGGACACGAGAACTGGCGATACAACCTGTTCGTCGGCGCCTCTGCCGGTATGGAGATCGAATCTCGATGggccaacaacaacatgatTGCCCGAAGATCTCCCCATCAGGTCGGAAAACCAATCGCTGCTGCCATCAACGAGGGTCGAACCGACTTCTTCGACAAGCATCTGTCCATGTGGGCCCAGGATCTCACCTACGGCTTCTACACCCGAGATAAGAAGGAGAACTCTCTAGACATCGCTGTCATTGAGGCCACCGCCATCACTGAGGACGGTCATCTGATCCCTGGTCCCGCCGTTGGTGCCTCCCCTGAGATTGTCCACATGGCTGACAAGATCATCATTGAGCTCAACACCAAGACTCCTTCCTTCGAGGGTCTTCACGACATCAACATGCCTGTCCTGCCTCCCTTCCGACAGCCTTACCAGATCACCGACGTTTCCCAGAAGATGGGAACTCCTTACATCCCTCTTGACCCCTCCAAGGTCGTTGCCATCGTCGAGTCTGAGTTTGCTGATGTTGTTGGTGCCAACTCTCCTGCCGATGAGGGCTCTAAGGCCATTGCTGCCAACCTCATTGAGCTCTTCCAGcaggaggtcaaggccgGCCGACTGCCCGAAAACCTGCTGCCTCTCCAGTCCGGTATCGGTAACATTGCCAACGCCGTCGTCGAGGGTCTGGCTGATGCCTCCTTCAAGGACCTTAACGTCTGGACCGAGGTGCTGCAGGATTCCTTCCTGGACTTCTTCGAGTCCGGCAACCTCAACTTCGCCACTGCCACCTCCATCCGTCTGACCGAGGACGGCTTCAAGCGATTCTTCGACAACTGGGACGAGTtctccaagaagctgctgctgcgatCCCAGGTTGTGTCCAACAACCCCGAGATCATCCGACGACTCGGTGTCATCGCCATGAACACCCCCGTCGAGGTTGACATCTACGCCCACGCCAACTCCACTTGTGTCAACGGCTCCAAGATGCTGCATGGTCTGGGAGGCTCCGGTGATTTCCTCCGAAACGCTAAGCTCTCCATCATGCACACTCCCTCCGCTCGACCCTCCAAGACCGATCCCCTCGGTATCTCTTGCATTGTCCCCTTCGCCACCCACATCGACCAGACCGAGCACGATCTGGACATTGTCGTTACTGAGCAGGGTCTGGCCGATCTCAGAGGCCTCTCTCCCAAGGAGCGATCTCGAGAGATGATCAACAAGTGTGCCCACCCCTCCTACCGAGACCAGCTGCTTGCTTATGTCGAGCAGGCCGAGTTTGAGTGCGCCAAGAGCCGATCTCTCCACGAGCCCCACGTTCTCAAGAACGCCTTCAAGATGCATACTAACCTTGCCGAGAACGGAACCATGCGTCTCGACAAGTGGTAAACACTATATAAgaatgtatttattttctCTCTTAACCTATTGATGTTCCTGATCTTGAGCTACTTGgactggtacagtagctatAGATGAGCCTTATGCATGTCTCACACTAACTACATAATATCTAAAAAAGCCGCTAACGGCGTCTACCCTTGTATAGTGCGGCTACAACCAAAGATACCACTTTGTGTCCAATCTCCATTGTGGGGTGTCAATGGCGTGACGTGAAGACGCGTGCGGACAGGCTTTGTAGATAAGGGTTGTAGATAAGACGTTATTGGAATGACatatgtattgtacagtgtaATTGTGCTGTAAGTACTCGTAATTGCATCTGACTGAGCTGTCTTAATGATGTATCGGGTTGACATATCTGAACGTCGAAATTTGACACCTAGTTGCTTCTGAACACTCATCCTAATCACTGTTGATAATAGCTCAACACTCATTGGAGCGCCGGAAATTAGTCTTAGTCAGTTGTATTGTTCGTGCGatagctactgtatgtactgtaatacGGCTAATAGTGTAATTTCCCCGCCAGGGGTTTTGGTTGAGTCTAGTTCCATCATGTGTTGGGAGAGCCAGAATACGATATTGTACAGGCAAATAATACTCGTCTTATTTAGTCCTCGTACAGCACAAAGAAAGTTGTTATCAGTGCCGATGTGCAGTATGTCGGCCGAGTCGGGACACAAGCAGAGAGTACGGGAGATGCAGTGGTCCGACTCGGTTGTTCTCTGctgtcgtacttgtaccagtgCAGTATACACCAACAAGGATTTCTCGTCATACGGTCATTGCAGCTGTGCTTCATGCGCTGTCAGGTAATATCATATCATGTCACCCCCATTTTGTGAGATCTCACTATAAAGCATGTTCGTTATACTGTTATTCAATGTCAACCAAGCTCTGAGCAGCTACTGCTGTAGTTATTAGTTGTAGTGTACAACAGCTAAGTATGAACCGGAAAGCATGTATGAGTCAACCTACTCGCGTCTGTAGTCCAAAAACTCTCGAGAGTTCTTGTCCAACATCTCGAGAGCCCCCGCTTTAGATACACCCTTTGCATGAGCAACTAGATCCAGCACCTCCTGCATAAGATCATCCATAACAGGTCCTGCTTTGTAGTAATCCGACTCAATAAGCAGCCGGTCGTCCGGAATCTTCGCCAACAAAGGAGaaatcttctccaactttTGATCGAAGCGGTCTCCTTCACGATCGATGTGTCCGCAGGTTATAACACTGCTCACAGACACGAAGACACGTACCTTGGtaggcttcttcttggagccTTCCAACTTGAACCAGCCTACCAGAAAGTCGGGAGGACCAGAGTAAGAATGCAAACAAACAGTCAGGGGTTTTCCAGGGTTCTTCTTTAGAATCTCGGTTACACACTCAAGTAACGCTCCATGACACTGAACTCCATGCAAAGATATGGGTCTCCCATAGTCAACAGCTAGTTGCAACTGGAGCCCCAAAATCGTCCGCTGGTGGTCAAGAGACACTCTAAATGGCGTCAGCTTATCCCCCTCTTTATCCTTAACCCGAAACGGCTTGTCCAAACCCGCCTCCCCAATCATGCCATTAGGATACTTCTCAAGACCTTGTCTCATGAGATCAAGATAATTGGAGAACGGCATTGGTTGCTCTTGGCTGGCCACGAATCCCTGCAGTTCCTCCTCAGAGCCTCTGGGACCTGCCAAAACACGACTATAATGTTCCTTTGCTTCCAATCCTTCTTCCGTGTACACCTTCCATGTGAACCAAGGATGGTATCCGAAACAAGGTACCACCTTAGGCCAATCAGCAATCGACTCCACTCTTTCTATATCTTGAAAGTTGGTCGACATGCAGGCCAGAAGGTCCGTTTTCATGCTCGGGATCAGATCGAGGGTATCAGGAGTGTCTGTTGGGTGACAATGGGCATCAAACATGGTAGTTATAGAGAACAGAGGGTGCGATGACGAAAGGCTCAAGCTTACAAACAAGCATCATCGAGGGTTAGGGTAATCACTTGTAGTTTAGAAGGTATGGTTGATGTCATCGACTTGGTGTCACCAGCTCGCCGAGTGCCTCCGTCTCGCCACTTATAGTGGTGCGAATCAATAGATATTCTGAAGCACATTGGAAGTGACCCGTTATAAAGGCACAAGTGCAGTCTGTTCCATGAAAGAAATAAAGTGAAATGCATTCTAACATGCCTGGAAGGGGTAGGTTCAGTGGTATAGCAGAGGATCAATAGTATCGAGGCCGGGGAATGCTGTTTAGTAATTTTTCGGTGCACGTTTATTGAACCTCTCTGGAGCGTAGCATATTCATTCTCTAGCCTCCAATCATCGTCCCTCTCATTTTTAGCGGATAATTTATCCATAGCCTATATATAACTTTAATAAAAGCTGCAGCTGGGTGCCAATCGCAGCGTTATcgaaaaaaagagacgCATCGACACCACTCTACGCCAAACCCTGGAAATGAAAGCCAAACAGTACGTCCCGCCATGGAAACAGCCCTACATTATTGCCGTGGCGGGGTCTTCGGGATCGGGAAAGACTTCGGTGGCTCAACTCATCATCAAGCAGT
This genomic interval from Yarrowia lipolytica chromosome 1E, complete sequence contains the following:
- a CDS encoding uncharacterized protein (Compare to YALI0E30987g, similar to Saccharomyces cerevisiae YMR262W; ancestral locus Anc_8.814, similar to uniprot|P41890 Schizosaccharomyces pombe Cut9 interacting protein scn1), translated to MFDAHCHPTDTPDTLDLIPSMKTDLLACMSTNFQDIERVESIADWPKVVPCFGYHPWFTWKVYTEEGLEAKEHYSRVLAGPRGSEEELQGFVASQEQPMPFSNYLDLMRQGLEKYPNGMIGEAGLDKPFRVKDKEGDKLTPFRVSLDHQRTILGLQLQLAVDYGRPISLHGVQCHGALLECVTEILKKNPGKPLTVCLHSYSGPPDFLVGWFKLEGSKKKPTKVRVFVSVSSVITCGHIDREGDRFDQKLEKISPLLAKIPDDRLLIESDYYKAGPVMDDLMQEVLDLVAHAKGVSKAGALEMLDKNSREFLDYRRE
- a CDS encoding uncharacterized protein (Compare to YALI0E30965g, similar to Saccharomyces cerevisiae ACH1 (YBL015W); ancestral locus Anc_8.161, similar to uniprot|P32316 Saccharomyces cerevisiae YBL015W ACH1 Acetyl-CoA hydrolase (EC 3.1.2.1) (Acetyl-CoA deacylase) (Acetyl-CoA acylase)), producing the protein MSAVLKQRIRYKPYLDKIRTAAQCVDLFGAKPNQYIGWSGFTGVGAPKVVPDAVSKHVEENNLQGHENWRYNLFVGASAGMEIESRWANNNMIARRSPHQVGKPIAAAINEGRTDFFDKHLSMWAQDLTYGFYTRDKKENSLDIAVIEATAITEDGHLIPGPAVGASPEIVHMADKIIIELNTKTPSFEGLHDINMPVLPPFRQPYQITDVSQKMGTPYIPLDPSKVVAIVESEFADVVGANSPADEGSKAIAANLIELFQQEVKAGRLPENLLPLQSGIGNIANAVVEGLADASFKDLNVWTEVLQDSFLDFFESGNLNFATATSIRLTEDGFKRFFDNWDEFSKKLLLRSQVVSNNPEIIRRLGVIAMNTPVEVDIYAHANSTCVNGSKMLHGLGGSGDFLRNAKLSIMHTPSARPSKTDPLGISCIVPFATHIDQTEHDLDIVVTEQGLADLRGLSPKERSREMINKCAHPSYRDQLLAYVEQAEFECAKSRSLHEPHVLKNAFKMHTNLAENGTMRLDKW